Genomic segment of Rickettsiella endosymbiont of Xylota segnis:
CACTAATACAAAATCCGGCATACGATAAAACAAACAAGCCTATCGTTAAAACAAACGGCAGTCTTTCTTTTTTCTTCTGTAGGCAATAAAAATTATAAAATACTATCAATATTGTTAAAATAGGCAAAGAAGACAAATAATAAAAATTTGGGAATGAAAACCAACGGTGCATCACTTGTGGCTCAACAATCGGCGTCCAAATACTCACACTAACTAGAAAAAAAGCAACTAGTAGCAATAAAACTTTAGCTGCTTTAAACATTCTTCCTTGTAAAATGCCATCTGTTTTTATAATGAGCCAGGTTGCTCCTAATAATGCATACCCGCAAATCACGGCAACCCCTGTAAAAAAGGGTGTGAACCAATGATATGCCGAATGTGATAAAGGTAGATGATTACCATATCCTTTTACAAACGTGCCTAAAATGATACCTTGAATAAAAGCAGCTAATATTGAACCAACTGCAAAAGCTATATCCCAAATAAACTGACTTTTATGCGCTTTAAAACGAAATTCAAAAGCCACTCCACGAAAAATTAGTGCGACTAATAAAATCATTATCGGCATATATAAAGTAGGCAATAAAATAGCATATGCCATTGGAAATGCAGCATATAATGCCGCCGCACCAAATACCAACCAAGTTTCATTTCCATCCCAGACAGGCACAACACTGCTCATCATAATATCGCGATATTCACTCTGTTTAATCCACGGAAATAAAATGCCTACACCCAGGTCAAAGCCATCCAGCAAAACATACATCATGATAATTAGAGAGATTATCGTTGCCCACGTAAGAATTAAAAGCATTTATTTACCCTCTGACGCTAAATATTTAAAGGGTGTTTCCGTTATCACTTCTGCAACTGTTTCATCTAATACTGGAGGAGTAGGTCCTTTACGAAATAATTTAAAAAGATAAAATAAATAAAAACTAAATATCATCCCATAAACAGTAATTAATAATGCCAAGGAAATGATAACCTGATGGAGAGGGACGATAGATGCACCCTTGGAGGTGCTGATTAAGCTATATACTATCCATGGTTGTCTTCCAGATTCTGCTGTAATCCAACCGGCAATGGTGCTCAAAAACCCTAAGGGGGCTATCCATATACATAAACGATAAAGTCTATTGGAGTTATACAATTTTCCACGCCATCTCTGCCATAGCGCAAACAGTGCAACAAAAAAGAATAAAAAACCTATTCCTACCATTACTCGGAACATCCAAAACGTAGCACCTACCACTGGTCTATCTACACGTGGGACACTTTTTAGACCTATCAATTTACCATCCCAATGGTGCGTATTAATTAAGCTTGCAAGTTTTGGGATGCATATTTCGTAATAATTTTTTTCTTGTTTACTATTTGGTATCGCAAATAATATTAAGGGAGCGCCCTTTTGAGTTTTCCAATTAGCTTCTATTGCTGCGGTTTTTAGTGGTTGATACTCGAAAACTTTTAAGCCAACCATATCACCTAACAATATTTGAACTGGAGCTATCATCATACCTGCGGCAAACACAAATGAAAAACAAGGTTTAGCAATATCAAGATCTCTTTTCCTTAATAAATACCAAGCTGAAACTCCTGCAATAGCAAAACAAGTGGTTAATAATGACGCCATAACCATGTGCAGAAAACGAGGAATAGCTGAAGGATTAAATACTACCGCCCACCAACTATCTACAACATATTTTCCAGCTTGAATGTGAAAACCAGCAGGCGTTTGCATCCAAGAGTTTGCAGATAGAATGCCTAAAGCAGAAAATAGCGTTCCTAAGGTTACTAGCAAAGTCGCTAAATAATGCAATCTTGGACCCACTTTATCCCAACCAAATAACATTACCCCTAGAAATCCAGCTTCCAGGAAAAATGCAGAAATTACTTCATAGACAAAAAGTGCTCCTATGACTCCTCCAGCAGTACTAATAAAAGGCCCGAAATTAGTCCCTAATTCATAGGCCAAAACAATACCTGACACGACACCCATACCAAAGGTAAGTGCAAAAATCTTGGTCCAAAATTGGCAAATCCTTAAATAAATAGAATTCCCAGTTTTTAACCAAATTCCTTCCATTACCGATAAAAAAACAGCTAGGCCAATATTGAAAGTAGGAAACAAAATATGAAAACCAATCGTAAAATCCGAATTGAATGCGGGAAAGAAGTGTAGTATCGATAATCATAGCGCACTTAATTAACGGAAAAATTGCTAGGTAGTATACTCCACTTTCTGAAAAACGAATCCTGTTGATTAATTAATGTATTAAATATTTATACGTTGAAATATTCTAAGGGGAATAATATTCAACCAACGAGTAATAAAAAGGAAAATAAAAATCAGTTTAAGTTTATGTTTACATATTAAATCGTCAATCACTGATAAAAGACAAACTATAAACAAGATTATAATGAATGGTTGTGAAAATATTTGCGGTCACAGCTCGAAAACTTCTTGGAAAAATTTAATAAATGCTCTAGCATAGAAGCTTGCCTATTTTTCCATTAAAATAAGCGCTGTCCTGAATCTCATAGTCTTTAATAAGGAAGTTGCAATTGAGTACTCACGATCCTTTACGTCTATTTTTTGCTGTTGAACTTAATTCAGAACTACGTCAAGCCTTATCTCAACTTATTGATGAACTGAAGCAAGAACCTTGGGGGCACCGCGTTAGATGGGTACACCCAGAAAATTTACACGTAACCTTACGTTTTTTAGGCACTACTAATCCTGAAAAAATTTCAGAATTAGCTAAACATGCCCACAATGCTATCAATAAGATTCGACCTTTTCCCCTTCAATTACATAATATTCGTTTTTTTCCATCTCCAACGGCGCCACGCGCCATAGCTGCGGATATTATTCCTACTTCGGAACTATTTGAGCTTGCTAATGCACTAGAAGAGGTTGCTTCAAACTTGGGTTTCACTCCCGAAACCAAACCTTATTTACCTCATTTAACTTTAGGTCGGATTATTCATCATCATGCCCCCAATCTACGCGAAGAGTTAAATTTAAATACTAGTCCTATGATAGTCAAAGAAATTGTCCTATTTAATAGTAAAAAAACTGAATACAGCCAAAGTTATACACCGCTTGAGTATATTTCATTACAAAAATCTGAAATATATAGTAAAACAGAAGCTTAAAATTTAAAGGGGGTATTAAGTGATTTAAAACTAGGAATAAAATGAGAAAGAATTTTGCTTTTTATCGCAAAGATTAATTACCTTCCTTCTGAAAAAATAATGGCGGAGAGGGTGGGATTCGAACCCACGTGGGACTTTAAATCCCCATCCGATTTCGAGTCGGCGCCATTATGGCCGCTTTGGTACCTCTCCAATAAGTTTTCATTATACTCTTCGCACTTGAATTTTTGTTATGTTGCCGCTCAATTCACAATACTCATGAATAATATATACACTCCAATTGCTTCATTTTCACTACGCTTTGCCAAAAAGCCAATTGAATATAAATAATTTTTTCAGATCCATTTAACGTAATTAAGCTCAGGAAAACTTACTGAATTATATAAAAATCATAGAGTTTGAATTAATTAGTTGGCGGGAGTAAGTCAGGTAATTGCTTAGGTCTACAACCAACATCCGGGGGAATAATATATCTCTCTTCCCTAGAAATCTGTAAACCTGCTGGTACTTTCAACAAAGTTAACTCTTGACTATTTAAATATTGTGAACGTTGTGTTTTTATATACTTATTAACTGAAGAACAAGCTGCTAAGTTTACAGTA
This window contains:
- the thpR gene encoding RNA 2',3'-cyclic phosphodiesterase, with the protein product MSTHDPLRLFFAVELNSELRQALSQLIDELKQEPWGHRVRWVHPENLHVTLRFLGTTNPEKISELAKHAHNAINKIRPFPLQLHNIRFFPSPTAPRAIAADIIPTSELFELANALEEVASNLGFTPETKPYLPHLTLGRIIHHHAPNLREELNLNTSPMIVKEIVLFNSKKTEYSQSYTPLEYISLQKSEIYSKTEA
- the cydB gene encoding cytochrome d ubiquinol oxidase subunit II, translating into MLLILTWATIISLIIMMYVLLDGFDLGVGILFPWIKQSEYRDIMMSSVVPVWDGNETWLVFGAAALYAAFPMAYAILLPTLYMPIMILLVALIFRGVAFEFRFKAHKSQFIWDIAFAVGSILAAFIQGIILGTFVKGYGNHLPLSHSAYHWFTPFFTGVAVICGYALLGATWLIIKTDGILQGRMFKAAKVLLLLVAFFLVSVSIWTPIVEPQVMHRWFSFPNFYYLSSLPILTILIVFYNFYCLQKKKERLPFVLTIGLFVLSYAGFCISAWPYIIPHVLPVWEAAAPPSTLKFILVGTAIILPILLIYTLYSYHVFRGKVKTVIHY